From one Atribacterota bacterium genomic stretch:
- a CDS encoding radical SAM protein, translated as MIIIKEIKSKTILSKSKVYPYAINPYLGCQHGCIYCYARFMKKYSGHSEPWGNFVDVKTNAPELLSKEIARKKLREVWISGVCDPYQPLEEKYKITRQCLVILADECWPVVIQTKSPLVLRDIDIFKKERNFQVGFSIATADDTIRKLFEPNAPEIKERIATLAELHRAGIKTYAMIAPILPGVEDLGAILAGKVDYVIIDKMNYNYADWIYRKYGLEGKKTKEFFEKAEKTLSQTFKKAGISC; from the coding sequence TCTATCCCTATGCTATCAATCCTTACTTGGGTTGCCAACATGGCTGTATCTATTGTTATGCTCGTTTTATGAAAAAATATTCCGGTCATTCTGAACCCTGGGGAAACTTTGTGGACGTAAAGACGAATGCGCCGGAATTACTGAGTAAGGAAATTGCTAGAAAAAAACTGAGAGAGGTCTGGATAAGTGGAGTATGCGATCCCTATCAACCCTTAGAAGAAAAATATAAAATTACCCGTCAGTGTCTCGTTATACTGGCAGATGAATGTTGGCCAGTTGTAATTCAAACCAAATCTCCTCTGGTTTTGAGGGATATTGATATTTTTAAAAAGGAGAGGAACTTTCAGGTAGGCTTCAGCATTGCCACTGCAGATGATACAATCAGAAAACTATTTGAACCGAATGCTCCTGAAATAAAAGAGAGGATTGCTACCCTTGCTGAATTGCATAGAGCAGGAATAAAAACCTATGCCATGATTGCTCCCATCCTCCCGGGAGTTGAAGATCTTGGAGCAATCCTGGCGGGCAAAGTTGATTATGTAATTATTGATAAAATGAATTATAATTATGCTGATTGGATTTACCGGAAATACGGTCTGGAAGGCAAAAAGACTAAGGAATTTTTTGAAAAAGCGGAAAAGACACTTTCCCAAACATTTAAAAAAGCTGGTATTTCCTGTTAA